taaaaatatttttaaagAAAATGACAAAAAATAATCTTGTACACATATCTAAATGGTCATAAATGTGAAATAAAATTTCCATCGCTTATTAAAAAATGTTTATGTGTACAAAAATTATATTCATTAATTGAAAAGTTCATGTGTTTTAAGGAAAATGTTTGTATATTTTTAAAAGTCTTTCAAAAACGTATTGATATATGCTCATATACTTTAGGGAAAATGCTAGAGAAGTTATAGAAAAAACATGAGTaatatttatttttaataaaataGAACAaggaaatgacataaaaagaaaatcAAACCAACAGATggaggaaaaaatgagagaaaacaaGCTGAAAACCAGCAATGGGACAACTCACGATGCGCATGACCTATGCATTTGGTCGACACTTTGATGCTTTGAGCGTCAGATAGAGTTTGCACTTTCACACATCTAGGTGTGTCGGCTGGTGTCTTCCACTCTTGGTGTTAGCGGGGTGCACCTTCTACATGCCTAGTATGAGTTTGCCATGATAATTTCACTCAACTCTCTAACGCTTAGCGTCAGAAAACCCAGAGCCCTTAACCGAGTCAGGGTCTCCTTGAATAATCTACCGCTAGTACCGCATAGAGTCACTGTTAGAGTTTGAATCGACCGAAGGATGGTTTTAAGTGATCAAAGGAGCACAACCGTCGTTGGAATCTGCCCGGTTCCCGTCTCCTTCTTTGCCCTTGCCTTGACGATGTGAGATGACGAGGGGAGCCTCAAGTCCTCGTAGGTGTGTATAAGAGTTCCGAGATGAGTTTTACGGCCCGGAACGACAAATTTTTGGCAATGTGCGTGATGCTGTTGGAAATAAATGTCTTTTGGTTATTCCCCTATCGCGGTTATGCTTTACCGGACAACTTCACCAAGCTAGAATCATGTATTATCTGTATTTTGATGTGATCTTGAAGAGTTTAAGTTTGTGTCTTCAAATGATTAATCGGATTTGTGGAGTTTTTTTAAATGTGTCTTGTTGTTTTTTGCTGATTCAATTTTCTGCGGAGTTGAAATCTCCTCGATACCATGGGGAATATCTTATGGTTCAGCCCACATTTTTAAGGGATTGTCTTCAGGCCAAGTTCATCGGACGGCTCAAAGGGTCCTCTAAAATCTTTATTGGTAATTGAGCTCGTGCAAGTGTATGAATATCAACATTATTGCTGGTTTGGTTTAATCGTTGTTTGTGTATTGAAGTTCAGGTGGAATTTCGTTTTGCAAAAGATATACATAAAGAGGAAAATGTGTTAGAGATATTTTAGTGTAATTATTAGTTTTCCAAGTCACTAGATCCAAAACATGCTAATGGTTGAATATATTTTCTATATTAATAAGAAATAAAAAACCAATAGCCAGCGAAAGTTCACCGCGGGGCATGGTAAATGTAAACATTTTCTATGACAAATTCTTCACAAACACATCACAACTTCTGACAACGGAGAGCTGCGGAAATTACCATGTTCGCTTCAAAACATTGCCATCCATGCTCTCAACATATAAATTGCCGCGAAAAAGTTTGTTTTGCAAAACATATTACCCGAAAGGAAACTCCGTCATTTTTTAAAAGTATTCTGCGTGGCATACACGGGGTTTTTATCTTCCAAATCCGCGAATGGTAGGGCACGGAGCCGCCGAGGTGTCGCCGGAGAAGACGAAGTGGGGGCGGatagggaggcgccaggggctgctGGCAATGGCGCCCGTCGGGATAGGcgccggcggctgcggctgcggctgcggctgctcATGGGTTCTGATCTACGACCAGGTGGTGCCTTCAGGGACGTCGCGCCGTCGGCGGTGGGTGCCCCTGCTCCGCATAGAGGCCGGCGGCGCCAGGGAGGCTGCTGCTACAGGTGAGGAACAGTTGAACATAGATTatcctctccttcccctctttttttAAGCCAACGGTTACTGTCAGGTACTGGTAGATTATTGTTCTCGTTTGAGTGGAATATTAATCTCTGTTGCAGTTTGCCGAGCTCTAGACCAAATTTAGCATTTTCAATGCATTGTAAGGTTTTTGATTTGCCTAAGCATTTTGCTGATGTTATGACATGGCTAGAGATTTTAAGATTGGTATGTGATAGTAAATGCGGTTGATGGGAACCCCGTCCAGGGAaactcagaatccaattgatgccAGCGTCGGCAAGGGGTTATGGTCCTGATCTTTTGTCACACTCCCTAGCAACTTTTGGCGGCACATTGTCACCTTCCATGATTTGTGTAATGGGTGGTGGTCATGATAAGGACGGAAATTTTGGAGGCTGCACAATTTGTGTCACCATGCATGATTTGTGTAATGGGCTGTGGTCCAAGCAAAACATGCTGGAATTGATGGTATTTCTAGCATTGCCAGTGTTGCCAACCTGTGACTGCAAGCAAATGTCTTGTTCCGACTTCCGGAAGGCAGAAGCTTGTACTTTCTTGCTTAGTTTCCAGCACTGGACCATTACATTTATGGAGCTTCTGCGAAGTTTCATGTAGGCGTTCCGCGCGTTACCAAGTTTCATTGTCTAATACACTTACAAAGGTTCTGTAAAATCTAATTCATATATCGGAAGTGTAAGGTAATGACGTTGTACATAACTTGATCTTTCTGTCCGCACTTGTCTCTCTTAGGTCTTAACATTTCCATTGGTAAAAATGCTTTCATAGCATATATTCGTCAATTTAATCAGATAACAAACTTAACGAATTCAACCAGGAATAATTTGTGACAGCAATATCTACTGATTTTCGTCCCCTTTATGATTGCTGGAGATTGAGCTTCAAGGACGGGTTTGCTTCTCAGATGTTTCTTAACGCTGATGCTATTTTTAAGCACCATCCTTTTTCTTTAATTTGTAGCATTCACCAGAATTTTTACTATATCCAATTCAAATTGCTAGTGTAAAACATAAAACTGTCACATTGCTCCATAGAACTCTCATTGCTAAACATGATATATATGACAACACTAAACTTTTTGATGAATAGATCCCAGACTGCACTCTGAGCAGTTTTCACCATCTCATTCATTGTTTTTGGTTGGTCACGTATTCATGTTCTGTAGTTTTGTTCTATCTTCCAAGAGTTACTTCTCATTCAATAATTATATATCCTGTCGCAATGGTGGATCTTGACGTAATCTACAGTGGCTGGTACATGTTGATATCATGAAATTGCTTTCAAGTTTCCGCCTTCCCTTTTCTTTTGAGAAAGAATGTTGATGATGCTCTACATTAAAATTTTGGAGAAATAAGGTTAAATAAAGAAAAAAGGGAGAAGAAATGGCCCAACTTTCTTGCCCAACCTCATCCCTGTGGACTGTTGCTAACACTTTACCTTGTTTGTTCTGTAGCTTATATAAGCCTGGATGAGCATGGGGAGGCCAGAAGGGCCATTAATGCACTGGTCACTGGTCATTGGTCAATCGCAAGAAGGATTGTGACACTCTGCCTCATGGATTTCAGTGGAAGCAATCATAGCCATACCAGACGTAGATTATTGCTTGGTTTGTCCTGTCCAAGATGTTTACAGAAATCCCAAGGCTGGCCAACATTCTGGCTTGCCAGTGGGCGTTGAGCTGCTTGATGACTGTACCTACTGCTTTGCAAGGAATGCCAAGTTACTAATGCCATCCAGCTAAATTTTCACATCAATAGGTAAAATATCGAACCTCATCATTTCTTTATAAAATGGTATCTGCACCTGTGAATTATCTTTCAGAGAGAGCCACATCATATAGCAGAGAGAATGTTAGGTGTATGACAGTATTTACTATACCAAAGCCTTAATATTCTCGCACATTTGATTTCTCATTTATATTCGTGTTGTGCCGCCATCGGGTGAAAAGTGCACTTGAGGAGTGTCAAGTGCATATAACTACTTGACAACAGACTTAAACAACCGTCAGAGAGAGTCGAGACAGCTGTGACTTGAAGTAGTCAGTGCTAGGTGAAGACGGGTACCTGATAGGGTAGGAATAGGCCTCAAATAGCTTGTCAAAACGAAAAAAAAATTCACAACATGATTTTAAGAACTATGATACTTAGCTTAATTCATGTTTAGTTTAAAGAGGAGAAGATGCAATATATTCCCTATAATATGAATGAGTTGACTTGACTCTTGAGAATATCTAACATAAATGAAACAATCTGCCAAAGACATCCAAACTAACAAAATCAAAGCAATGACCAGTGCTATGGGATCAGCGGACGTGCTCTTCGATGCCTTCGTCAGTGAAGGATTTCTCCCTTGCACACTCTCGTTCTGTAATTTCCTGAGGTTTTTGTTTACCTGATGAATGGGGGTTATGTTGTGAAAATGTTGAGTTTCAtgactctctttttcttctttaaGTTCTCTGTATTGTAAGCTGGTATCCCCAGACCTTGTCAGACTGTTCGCTTTCTACAAAGCAGGGTGCCAAGCCTTTTCTCTGTAAAAACTAAGAAACTCGATCTAATCCCGCACATGAATAGTAAGTACTTCACAAATACCTGGTGCTATAGTACCTTGTGCTTAGTAAGAAGAACAAAATCAATTCAGATCTAGCACACTTCAATTTAGAAAATTGGATCACCATCTCCCATTTGGGGATGTGGCTCGAGCTGATATATGCCTTAAACGTTGCATCTTATTGATAACTTGTTAGTTAAATTTGTGCGCTGCTGCATATGTCCAATCATATGTATTTTCTTGCGGACGACACTACCATCTGTATTTGATTATAGTCTACTCGACATTGCTGCCTCTGTCTGGCTTGGCCTTTAGTTTCCGTGAAATCTGAAAATTGTAAATTTGAATTTAGAGTTAGGTCTCACTCTTGTGGAAGACTTTGCTGTAAGGAAAGTCCAATAAGGGAGAGAGCAGAAATATAAGTTGCACGGGAACAACCAGTTCGCTGAAGGCAATAGTACATTACTATCATACAACCATCACTTCTGTACAAAGCTAGCCAGGTCATGgacacacacacactacaccaTCATAATACGGAGATTTCTGGCAATAGCTGTCAGAGAGCCAAAATTTTGGGGACGATTCTTATATCTAACTAATCCCCATCATACAGATTGCCTGCAACTCAAGCAGTCATCCCTCTTATTTTCCTTTGCTGCCATTGCCGCTTTCGTCATCATCAACATGGAAGAGGTCCAGGCGGCTGTGGCTTAGGCGGAGCGAGTACATTGCTGTCTTGTACTCGGCCCAGGTGAATGACCGGTACCGGGGTGGTGAGCCGGCTGTGACCATCTCTGGGAGCGCCGAGATTCGTGCATGCAGTGGTGGGGCTGCAAAGTAGATGGTAGACAGCCTTGGCCTGCAGGCACTTGCAATTACTCTGTGCCGGACGCTTACTAACCTCCCATTTGTCAGAGCCTGAAAAGTACAAGGTAGATGAGAAGATAAGACAAAACAAATCATCAAGGATTAGTGATTTCTGCTGTTAGACTAACTTACACAGCTTCAGATGTGACATTTTTGGGTGACAACTGGTAAGAGGGTACTTAAGGAAATCCAGTAGTGGGTTTTAAAATAAGCAAAATATATTTTGGAGTGTCTTGGTAAACTAGTTTTCAATATAAGTGTCCAATCAGATAGTCTTATGTACATGAAAGGATTAAGTGCAGATCATTTTTACTCATGTTTTCTGTAGTAAGTAATCTGTTCATATGAACCGCTGGAAATAAATTGCTTAACTTCTAAATCATATGCGAGTATTTATGGTTGGTCCCAGATCAATGCCTTTAACAGTTTGTTTTCCTTTCTTTAACAGTTCCTATGCATAGTTTTTCTTGTAATTAGAAATACATCTAATGATGTTCCTCTTACTCAGATTAAATGATGTGACTACCTGAAGGAGATCACCAACATTGATGAAATAGGCCGACGAGTCTGCTGGCACCTGAATCCACGTGTCCTTGCCGTTGATGTCCGGCAGAAGCACCTGCAAGCCATCAACGTCGTTTGCTCGGAGCAAGCTAAGTAGCTGTGGGTCGGAGTGCTCACCGAACCCGATCCGGCCACCCGCCGCTGGATTCCCACCGCTACCAGCCTTGGTCCTGGCAACCCCCTTGAGCTTGCATTGGTCATCATGGTCAAGCTTGTGAACGGTGCATGATGGAGGGTAGTGGTTGATCCTCAAGAGGGAGTCACTGTCAGTTTCTGTGATGAGCTTGCTGAAGAGCCTGGGGTCCTCCAGCCCTAGCCCCTCTCCCAACAGGTCCAGGATGTCACATGCAAGCTGCTTCACTGCTTCCACATACTCATTCACAACAGAACTGCAAGAAAGTGGGAGGAGGGGATTTCAACATGTGAGTCAAATCAAACACCTGGTTAAATATTTTTATCAAAAAGAGTGATGTCACAGGATCAGGTGCGCGCATGTGCCATGGCAAGTATactagaaagaaagagaaagatgGAGAAGATTTTGACCGATTGATGCATGAGCACTCAAAAGCTGCATCCCTTGCCTGCCTGCATCCACACACATGCTATATTCGTTTCTTTGTAGTCGAGATGCAGCTGGGGGTGACAAAATTTCCAGTGGGCAAATGGGTTCTTGACAGGATTGGTCATGCCCTTTCCCACTGCTCCACGGAAAGACCCATCGGTGCTGGGATCATATATCACTTCCCTGCCAGTGCCACAACACAAGCTCTCGAACATTTCATTTATGTTACCATAAAAAGGACCCTTTGCATCCGTGCCTCCTTTCTTTTGCTTGGCTTTATATGGATAGCATGGATATGCTCTTTATGGGTGGCTTGGGGACCATTTTTATTCCCATCAGACCTTTGTACTTCAACTGGGGCCCCCTCTCCTTTTATTTGATGACAAAAAGAGGTTATTCTGTTTTCCAACAAAAAATATACAGTGTATATATACACCAAGTACATGTATATACATCATTGTCTATATGAAAAAACTTGATGTACTTTGCTAATTAAGCCCACAGAGCTATCTGGTAGATATGGATGGTTCAACTTTCTTGTACTCTCATTCTATTGCTGCACCAGTTGGTGGTTGGATATTGCCATTAATTGGAGGCCACTGCAGCATATATGTGTCAGATTAGTTGATACACAGATATACACAGTCTGTTGGAGAGGGGCCTGAGAGGGTCCTTCTAGCTAACTACCCAAGAGAGTGTTTTATTGTCCCTTTCATCTTATTTTGCTCTCAACAAACTCTGATTAGGCCACTTTCTGATCTGGGTAGTGAGTGCTACACATAGTACTTCATAAATGACCTTTCGTATTCAGCGTATATACGCGCAAACATAGTTAAGAAGATCTTATCTGTTATGTTCAGTCAGTTGTAGCTTAACATCTGTGAGCATTTTCTTCCATCACCAGGGGCAAATGTATCTTTCCCAGGCAGAAATTGCTGAGTCAAATTTCTTAGCTAAGATTTAAAATGACCGATTTTCCTGTGTTTTCCTTTTCCAATGTTTGTATAGGGTTAGACAACTCTAGCCTAACTTTCATGAGGAAATCTCTCATGCCCATCCTGCGTAGCTATCAAGTTTGTTGTGTCACATCAATTGTATGCTTTTATTTTGCTTTAGAAACTAGCTATGTTGATCTTAATCGCCGGAACCAACTTATCATTGGCCTGCCTAGCACAGCATCAATTATGCCATTATTGCAAAATAATTATCGTTTCGGAAACTATGTGCTCATGCATTCCCACGATTTAATCGATGGGACCTATCTGAAGATACATATGTGTGCATATTGAAGTTAATTCTGTCATGAActaaaaacataaaaatagataaACTAATAGGCATATACGGTAGCACAAAGTATATATAAATTAGTCCCACAATAACATAGCTACATCTCCCccgcaaataaataaataaattagttaCATCTTTTTGGAGTTAAAATATCATTTGTATTCATTCAACAACTGTCCACGTTGTGATATATATTTTCGATTTATACATTAGCTACATCTCTCACTTTGGCTTGAATTATATTTTCGATTTATACATGTAACTTTTTTCGTCCTTGAAAGAATCTGTGTGTAACATGTAGTGTATCACAACACGGCAAAACAAGAAGTAGCTAGGCCCTTTCAAAAAAAGAAGTAGCTAGGCAAGCTCAGCTTTGCAACAcgagtgtgcatgcatgcatgattccAACATTGGCTTCTTTTTTGCCTGTATGCACAAGACAGCATTGTACTGAGCAGAAAGTCCTCTGTGCATGCACGCCCTTGCTACTTGTGTACACACAGGCCATGCCCTAGCTAGCTAGTCCTGCCTTGCAAATAAATCGGTCCATGCCTGGTTCAAAAAAAAAAATCGGTTCATGCCTGATTTTTTCGGTCCATGCCTGATGCCCACATATATCACCTCTctaggccggccccacatgtcggTCTGGAATTAACAAAGGTTGACTGTAACCATATCTTCCAAATTTATTAGGGGATAGCTAACCAATATGCAATGGGGCAGGCCCAGGATTATTATGATAAGCAAACCACATCACATTCACACAAAGATCAACATAGTCAGTTGGTTAAGTGGCACTGCTGCTAGCTGTATGTAGCCTCTAGCTTTGGATGTTGATCATGTCACATCTGACGCCTCCGGCGCCATCAACGCATGTATAAACGCCTATCTACACATTGGCTTGTCGACGTCTTGAGCTTTGAAACCCTCTGGACCTAATGTGATAATTAATGGCGGTGGAGCGACGCACTTCAGTGGTGTATAGGAAACCGAAAGTGACACTGTCTTTCTCTCTCTAACGCCTCGAGCTGACCAGACTGTTATGTAGTAGTAAAACCGTGCTTTTGCCACGAGGCCCTAGTGTCACTGGCAGGTGGGCCTGAATACAGCACTAGTACGTTTCATGTTTGAAGGTCTTCTTAATGCT
This DNA window, taken from Triticum aestivum cultivar Chinese Spring chromosome 1D, IWGSC CS RefSeq v2.1, whole genome shotgun sequence, encodes the following:
- the LOC123180592 gene encoding uncharacterized protein; protein product: MVGHGAAEVSPEKTKWGRIGRRQGLLAMAPVGIGAGGCGCGCGCSWVLIYDQVVPSGTSRRRRWVPLLRIEAGGAREAAATAYISLDEHGEARRAINALVTGHWSIARRIVTLCLMDFSGSNHSHTRRRLLLGLSCPRCLQKSQGWPTFWLASGR
- the LOC123180591 gene encoding gibberellin 2-beta-dioxygenase 1, whose protein sequence is MVVPSTTPARQETATMLLPPPSAGGGAIPTVDMSAPRGRGALSRQVARACAEQGFFRAVNHGVPPAGPPARLDAATSAFFALAAHDKQRAGPPNPLGYGCRSIGFNGDVGELEYLLLHANPAAVAHRASSIDTNDPSRFSSVVNEYVEAVKQLACDILDLLGEGLGLEDPRLFSKLITETDSDSLLRINHYPPSCTVHKLDHDDQCKLKGVARTKAGSGGNPAAGGRIGFGEHSDPQLLSLLRANDVDGLQVLLPDINGKDTWIQVPADSSAYFINVGDLLQALTNGRLVSVRHRVIASACRPRLSTIYFAAPPLHARISALPEMVTAGSPPRYRSFTWAEYKTAMYSLRLSHSRLDLFHVDDDESGNGSKGK